Genomic DNA from uncultured Methanospirillum sp.:
CTCGGGCTCATCTGGACAACATTCATCTATGACCCGGTGGCTCACTGGATCTGGGGCGGGGGATGGGCACAACAGATAGGAGTGCTTGATTTTGCCGGAGGGATAGGCGTTCACATCTGTGCAGGATTCTCAGCACTAGCCCTGGCCTTTGTGATAGGAAAGAGAAAGGGATTTGGTGAGTACTCCCTGCAGCCATGCAACATCCCGATGACCCTTATCGGTGGTGCCATCCTCTGGTTTGGCTGGTTTGGCTTTAACGCAGGAAGTGCTCTTGGTGTAAACAGTATCGCAGTAAACGCATTCATCGTCACCAACATTGCAGCAGCTGCAGGTACATTCTCCTACATGTTCGTGTCCTGGTACAAAGGCAAACCCAGTTCTCTCTCCATGATATCGGGGACCATTGCAGGGCTTGGAGCCATAACCCCGGCTGCAGGATTTGTCGGACCGATGGAAGCTGTTATCATTGGAGCGATCTCGGGAGTACTCTGTTACTTTGCCCTGGTATTCAGACTTGAACAGCAGTGGGACGAAAGCCTCGATGCATGGGCAATCCATGGAACCGGAGGCCTTTGGGGGACCATTGCACTGGGTATCTTTGCCACTGCAACAGTGGGTGGAGTGAACGGGCTGATCGCAGGAAACGGCCACCAACTTATCCTTCAGTTGGGTGGTGCATTCATAATACTGGCATACTCGTTTATCGGAACATGGATACTCGCCCTCATCGTTGATAAGCTGATCGGCCTGCGGGTGACCGAAGAAGAAGAGTATGTAGGCCTTGATATCTCCCAGCATGGTGAGACACACAGGAATTAACCTCCAATTTTATTCTGCTAAGCCATCCGGCGATCGTGGGGACTGGGGTGAGATTACCCTTTTAGAAAAGAGTAAGTGGCTGTTTCTGGCCGGTCCCAAAAACCTTGGAGTACGTGATCTCGAACACCTGCGATCTGGGAACGGTTATCTCAGGACCAGTTGGATGATAATCGTCGTATCTCTGATACCTGATCTCATCTTTTCCAATGGAGGTAGGGAAGTTTCCAAACCAGTTCCCCCCATATATCAGAGTGGTAGTAGACAGACCACATTTATTCATCATTCCACTAAAAGTCCATTGGTCAAGACATTTGGCATTATAATACTGAACATACCCGGAATCAATCCGGTTCATCACATCTTCCTGCCCGAGTTTCCCTATCATATCATCAAACCGACTGCCCAAAACATCTCTCCTGAACCTGAACAGATCCTCACGGGTCGGATGATAGGCAGATGAAAGCCCGTTGGGAGCATTCACCACGAAATCAGTTGAATTGAAATAGACATATGGATATTCATTGAGCTCGTCAGAATGTGAACAGAAATACCCGGCAACACTATCAGATAGTTCGCCAGATGCAACCCAGTTACCATACAGACCCTGGGAGATCAGAAGGGAGCATAAGATGCCAGCCAGCAGTAATATTCTGGAATACCTGGCAGTGCACAACCTGATACAGAGGTATGCGATCAGGCATGCTACAAAAATATCAATAAGGACATACCCCCGGGTTGGTGTACCGCCCGTAGTCAGGATAATCGGAACCGATGTTAC
This window encodes:
- a CDS encoding ammonium transporter — protein: MPINYVDTGFVLICTALVIFMTFGVGLFYAGLVHRKNIISMLTLSFISFALVSLQWIFFGYSLAFGPDFGGLIGGLDHIGLAGVTMEGDNIPKLVFMIFQMAFAAITLAIVTSAVAERIKLSSFLLLGLIWTTFIYDPVAHWIWGGGWAQQIGVLDFAGGIGVHICAGFSALALAFVIGKRKGFGEYSLQPCNIPMTLIGGAILWFGWFGFNAGSALGVNSIAVNAFIVTNIAAAAGTFSYMFVSWYKGKPSSLSMISGTIAGLGAITPAAGFVGPMEAVIIGAISGVLCYFALVFRLEQQWDESLDAWAIHGTGGLWGTIALGIFATATVGGVNGLIAGNGHQLILQLGGAFIILAYSFIGTWILALIVDKLIGLRVTEEEEYVGLDISQHGETHRN